A section of the Streptomyces sp. NBC_01591 genome encodes:
- the rpsR gene encoding 30S ribosomal protein S18, with product MARRDDPHRPQKPRPNPLDAAGITCIDYKDTELLRKFISDRGKIRSRRVTRVTAQQQRRLARAIRNAREMALLPYAHR from the coding sequence ATGGCACGACGCGACGATCCCCACCGGCCGCAGAAGCCCCGCCCCAACCCGCTGGACGCGGCCGGAATCACCTGCATCGACTACAAGGACACCGAGCTGCTGCGGAAGTTCATCTCCGACCGTGGCAAGATCCGCAGCCGCCGGGTGACCCGGGTCACCGCTCAGCAGCAGCGTCGACTCGCCCGGGCCATCAGGAACGCCCGGGAGATGGCCCTGCTGCCCTACGCGCACAGGTAA
- a CDS encoding phytoene desaturase family protein: MPSMLDAVVVGAGPNGLTAAAELARRGFAVEVFEAEETVGGGARTEELTLPGFRHDPCSAVHPLGIGSPAFDAMPLARHGLEWLQPELALAHPFPDGTAAVLTGSVGESAMSLGPRDAGAYRRLVAPYLGHWDTLAQDFLRTPWDGLPRDPYRWVRFGLDALQPASLLSRRFSGAKARGLFAGLAAHAIAPISGPATGGIALLFALAAHEKGWPVPRGGSQAISDALASYIREQGGTIRTGTEVKRLDELPPARAYVFDTSPTALARIAGLGHAYRGYRYGASCFKIDYALSGPVPWTAEDARRAGTVHIGPTAGEIDAALTAAVTGRDPSVPFLITAQPSLIDPSRAPEGRHVFWVYGHVPSGWEGDATDVIERQLERFAPGFRDMVLARAVAGPPELATRNANYVGGDIACGAFSGFQTVIRPKLARVPYATAHPAVFLCSSATPPGPGVHGMSGHHAAKAVWRRLRAA; this comes from the coding sequence GTGCCGTCGATGCTCGATGCAGTCGTCGTGGGGGCGGGCCCCAACGGACTGACCGCCGCGGCCGAACTGGCCCGCCGCGGCTTCGCCGTGGAGGTCTTCGAAGCGGAAGAGACCGTCGGGGGCGGCGCCCGCACCGAGGAGCTCACCCTCCCCGGATTCCGCCACGACCCCTGTTCCGCCGTCCACCCCCTGGGCATCGGCTCACCCGCGTTCGACGCGATGCCGCTGGCCCGGCACGGCCTGGAGTGGCTCCAGCCCGAGCTGGCGCTCGCCCACCCGTTCCCGGACGGCACGGCCGCCGTGCTCACCGGCTCGGTGGGGGAGAGCGCCATGTCGCTGGGGCCCCGGGACGCGGGGGCGTACCGCAGGCTCGTCGCCCCCTACCTCGGCCACTGGGACACCCTCGCCCAGGACTTCCTGCGCACCCCGTGGGACGGGCTGCCCCGTGACCCCTACCGCTGGGTGCGATTCGGTCTCGACGCGCTCCAGCCCGCGTCGCTGCTCTCCCGCCGCTTCAGTGGTGCCAAGGCGCGCGGCCTGTTCGCCGGGCTCGCCGCCCATGCCATCGCGCCCATCAGCGGTCCGGCGACCGGCGGGATCGCCCTGCTGTTCGCGCTGGCGGCCCACGAGAAGGGGTGGCCCGTGCCGCGCGGCGGATCGCAGGCCATCTCCGACGCCCTCGCCTCGTACATACGCGAACAGGGCGGCACGATCCGTACCGGCACCGAGGTCAAGCGTCTCGACGAGCTCCCGCCCGCCCGCGCCTATGTCTTCGACACCTCGCCGACCGCTCTCGCCCGCATCGCCGGGCTGGGCCACGCCTACCGCGGCTACCGGTACGGCGCGTCCTGCTTCAAGATCGATTACGCCTTGTCGGGCCCCGTCCCCTGGACCGCGGAGGACGCCCGGCGGGCCGGCACCGTCCACATCGGCCCCACGGCCGGCGAGATCGACGCCGCGCTGACGGCCGCGGTGACCGGCCGCGACCCCAGCGTGCCGTTCCTGATCACCGCACAGCCCAGCCTGATCGATCCGTCCCGCGCGCCCGAGGGCCGTCATGTCTTCTGGGTGTACGGACACGTCCCGTCGGGATGGGAGGGCGACGCCACCGACGTCATCGAACGGCAACTGGAGCGCTTCGCCCCCGGGTTCCGAGACATGGTGCTCGCCCGCGCGGTGGCGGGCCCGCCCGAGCTCGCGACGCGCAACGCCAACTACGTCGGCGGTGACATCGCGTGCGGCGCGTTCTCCGGCTTCCAGACGGTGATCCGGCCCAAGCTCGCACGTGTGCCGTACGCGACGGCGCATCCGGCGGTGTTCCTGTGCTCCTCGGCCACTCCGCCCGGCCCCGGCGTGCACGGCATGTCGGGCCACCACGCGGCGAAGGCGGTCTGGCGGCGCCTGCGGGCGGCCTGA
- a CDS encoding Zn-ribbon domain-containing OB-fold protein: MSHSSSGTVQTVHEEAGLHYHRCRWCGTASFRRLLCPVCASSDLKPEHSAGLGVVVRSGVVHRYTEAARNESLVRLPEGFVFRCRVVGAAPHLVAAGARVRPVAGGDADAGEVVFELCEPPAHDEWF; the protein is encoded by the coding sequence ATGTCCCATTCGTCAAGTGGCACCGTGCAGACGGTGCATGAGGAAGCCGGCCTGCACTACCACCGGTGCCGCTGGTGCGGCACGGCCTCCTTCCGGAGGCTGCTGTGTCCGGTGTGCGCATCGAGTGATCTGAAGCCCGAACACAGCGCCGGGCTGGGCGTCGTGGTGAGGTCCGGCGTCGTGCACCGCTACACGGAAGCGGCGCGCAACGAGTCCCTCGTCCGGCTCCCCGAGGGCTTCGTGTTCCGCTGCCGCGTCGTCGGCGCCGCACCGCACCTGGTGGCGGCCGGTGCCCGGGTCCGCCCGGTCGCGGGCGGCGACGCGGATGCGGGCGAGGTGGTCTTCGAGCTCTGCGAACCACCCGCACACGACGAGTGGTTCTGA
- a CDS encoding CobW family GTP-binding protein, with protein MRGRDRLPVVIVGGLHSDARKEVVDRLLRTVPGSIALHHDLATAAGGTVRRLVRDASGVLSRGEAPLVDDCACCALREDLVPELERLAADGSTRLAIVELWDSVEPRAMAEVVVAHGGEALELTNVMTAVDPALVLPCLGNGDDLAEAGLAAAATDRRTIGDTWARQLEYAPVLALVDSGAADDEDRALLAQLHPTARQVSAGSAELGRLAFVGFDVEAAAAAQHPACALLPQEADEAGVATLVWHRRRPFHPERLFEALEDLCCAAARSRGRFWLADRPDTLLAWDAAGGALCVESAGPWLASLPDAAWDMVPPVRRAAAALDWHPEHGDCCQHLVFTSPGLDRDGLARLLDSCLLTDSEYAAGPEAWKQLPAPFDSLLDPVS; from the coding sequence ATGCGGGGCAGGGACCGGTTGCCCGTCGTGATCGTCGGCGGGCTCCACTCCGACGCGCGCAAGGAGGTCGTGGACCGGCTGCTGCGCACCGTCCCCGGCAGCATCGCGCTCCACCACGATCTGGCCACGGCCGCCGGGGGCACCGTACGGCGCCTCGTGCGGGACGCATCGGGTGTGCTGTCCCGCGGGGAGGCCCCGCTCGTCGACGACTGCGCCTGCTGCGCCTTGCGCGAGGACCTGGTCCCGGAGCTGGAGCGACTGGCCGCCGACGGGTCCACCCGGCTCGCGATCGTCGAACTGTGGGACTCCGTGGAGCCCAGGGCGATGGCCGAGGTCGTCGTCGCGCACGGCGGCGAAGCGCTCGAACTCACCAACGTGATGACCGCCGTCGACCCCGCTCTCGTACTGCCCTGCCTCGGGAACGGCGACGACCTGGCCGAGGCGGGTCTGGCGGCGGCAGCCACGGACCGGCGGACCATCGGCGACACCTGGGCGCGGCAGCTGGAGTACGCGCCCGTGCTCGCTCTCGTCGACAGCGGGGCGGCCGACGACGAGGACCGTGCGCTGCTCGCACAGCTCCACCCGACGGCGCGTCAGGTGTCGGCCGGTTCGGCCGAACTGGGCCGGCTCGCCTTCGTGGGCTTCGACGTGGAAGCGGCGGCGGCCGCCCAGCACCCCGCGTGCGCGCTGCTGCCGCAGGAGGCGGACGAGGCGGGGGTCGCCACGCTCGTGTGGCACCGTCGCCGCCCCTTCCACCCCGAGCGGCTCTTCGAGGCGCTGGAGGACCTGTGCTGTGCGGCCGCACGCAGCCGTGGCCGCTTCTGGCTCGCCGACCGCCCCGACACCCTGCTGGCCTGGGACGCCGCCGGTGGTGCGCTCTGCGTGGAGAGCGCGGGGCCGTGGCTGGCCTCCCTGCCGGACGCGGCCTGGGACATGGTGCCTCCCGTCCGCAGGGCGGCGGCCGCCCTCGACTGGCACCCCGAGCACGGCGACTGCTGCCAGCACCTCGTCTTCACCTCTCCCGGCCTCGACCGGGACGGGCTGGCCCGGCTCCTCGATTCCTGCCTGCTCACCGACAGCGAGTACGCCGCAGGACCCGAGGCGTGGAAACAGCTCCCGGCCCCCTTCGACTCGCTGCTCGACCCGGTCTCCTGA
- a CDS encoding MarR family winged helix-turn-helix transcriptional regulator: protein MTDDRACTLAAMGMTADERLGADIKRAEQALMAAKSAALKDAGLTVAQYAALFALADNPGISGAALARTCLVTPQAMAAVLKHLEERGLVVRSVHQWHQKMLETRLTETGRETLRLADEQAVRIERRLADEFTLEERDALRALLARCVTVIRQD from the coding sequence TTGACCGATGACCGTGCCTGTACGCTCGCCGCCATGGGAATGACCGCCGACGAACGCCTGGGTGCGGACATCAAGCGCGCGGAGCAGGCACTCATGGCGGCCAAGAGCGCCGCTCTCAAGGACGCGGGTCTCACCGTCGCCCAGTACGCGGCGCTGTTCGCCCTCGCCGACAACCCCGGGATCTCGGGCGCCGCGCTGGCGCGAACATGCCTGGTCACACCGCAGGCGATGGCGGCGGTGCTGAAACACCTCGAAGAGCGCGGCCTGGTCGTCCGGTCGGTGCACCAGTGGCATCAGAAGATGCTGGAGACCCGGCTCACCGAAACGGGCCGCGAAACGCTCCGGCTCGCCGACGAACAGGCGGTACGGATCGAGCGTCGGCTGGCCGACGAGTTCACCCTGGAGGAACGGGACGCTCTGCGAGCCCTGCTCGCGCGCTGCGTCACGGTCATCCGGCAGGACTGA
- a CDS encoding gamma-glutamyltransferase family protein — MFTTRPTLQGTFGMVSSTHWLASQSAMAVLEDGGNAYDAAVAAGFVLHVVEPHLNGPAGEVPMILAPKDGEVRVLCGQGPAPAGATVAHYRSLGLDLVPGTGPLAAAVPGAFDAWMLLLRDHGTRTVAEVLRYAIGYAEDGHAPVERVGQTVETVRELFETEWQSSADVYLPGGKPPGPGELFRNPALAATWRRLIAEAEGTGGADRVAQIDAARTIWSEGFIAEALVRQAARPTMDTSGSRHTGTLTAADLAGWSASYEAPATYDWNGWTLAKAAGWSQGPAFLQQLALLPAELPRYGSADYVHLLIEGCKLAMADREAWYGDAADVPLDTLLSEPYNAERRTLVTAEASHELRPGSPDGRTPVLSVHAHAVASGETGFFAMGIPTAGVGEPTVAKDGTTRGDTCHVDVVDRWGNMISATPSGGWLQSNPVVPELGFPLGTRLQMAWLDEGLPNSLTPGRRPRTTLTPSLALRDGVPVMAFGTPGGDQQDQWQVHFFLAVALRAGVRGGLDLQGAIDAPNWHNDSFPGSFYPRGMRPGSVTVEEGMDPEVVEELRRRGHDVTVGDPWSEGRMCAVARDPETGVLSAAANPRGMQGYAVGR; from the coding sequence ATGTTCACCACTCGTCCCACTCTCCAGGGCACCTTCGGCATGGTGTCCTCCACCCACTGGCTCGCCTCGCAGTCCGCGATGGCCGTCCTGGAGGACGGCGGCAACGCCTACGACGCGGCCGTCGCCGCCGGCTTCGTACTCCATGTCGTCGAACCGCACCTCAACGGCCCGGCCGGCGAAGTGCCGATGATCCTGGCGCCGAAGGACGGCGAGGTGCGGGTGCTGTGCGGCCAGGGCCCGGCCCCCGCGGGCGCGACCGTCGCCCACTACCGCTCCCTCGGCCTCGATCTGGTCCCCGGCACCGGACCGCTCGCCGCGGCCGTTCCGGGCGCCTTCGACGCCTGGATGCTGTTGCTGCGCGACCACGGCACCCGGACCGTCGCCGAGGTGCTGCGGTACGCGATCGGCTACGCCGAGGACGGCCACGCACCCGTCGAGCGGGTCGGCCAGACCGTGGAGACCGTCCGCGAACTCTTCGAGACCGAGTGGCAGTCCTCCGCCGACGTGTACCTGCCCGGCGGCAAGCCGCCCGGACCGGGCGAACTGTTCCGCAACCCCGCGCTCGCCGCGACCTGGCGCCGGCTGATCGCCGAGGCGGAGGGGACCGGCGGCGCGGACCGGGTCGCCCAGATCGACGCCGCCCGCACCATCTGGAGCGAGGGCTTCATCGCCGAGGCGCTGGTCCGCCAGGCCGCCCGCCCCACCATGGACACCAGCGGCTCCCGCCACACCGGCACCCTCACCGCCGCCGACCTGGCCGGCTGGTCCGCGTCCTACGAGGCGCCCGCCACGTACGACTGGAACGGCTGGACGCTCGCCAAGGCGGCGGGGTGGAGCCAGGGACCCGCCTTCCTCCAGCAGCTCGCCCTGCTCCCCGCCGAGCTGCCGCGGTACGGCAGCGCCGACTACGTCCACCTGCTCATCGAGGGCTGCAAGCTCGCCATGGCCGACCGCGAGGCCTGGTACGGCGACGCCGCCGACGTACCCCTGGACACCCTGCTCTCGGAGCCGTACAACGCCGAGCGCCGTACCCTCGTCACCGCCGAGGCCTCGCACGAGCTGCGCCCCGGCAGCCCGGACGGCCGCACCCCCGTGCTCAGCGTCCACGCCCACGCGGTCGCCTCCGGCGAGACCGGTTTCTTCGCCATGGGCATCCCGACGGCGGGCGTCGGCGAGCCGACCGTCGCCAAGGACGGCACGACCCGTGGCGACACCTGCCATGTCGATGTGGTCGACCGCTGGGGCAACATGATCTCCGCCACGCCCAGCGGCGGCTGGCTCCAGTCCAACCCCGTCGTGCCGGAGCTCGGCTTCCCGCTCGGCACCCGGCTCCAGATGGCCTGGCTGGACGAGGGCCTGCCGAACTCCCTCACCCCCGGCCGGCGCCCCCGCACCACCCTCACCCCGTCCCTCGCCCTGCGCGACGGCGTCCCGGTGATGGCGTTCGGTACGCCCGGCGGCGACCAGCAGGACCAGTGGCAGGTGCACTTCTTCCTGGCCGTCGCGCTGCGCGCCGGAGTCCGCGGCGGACTCGACCTCCAGGGCGCCATCGACGCCCCGAACTGGCACAACGACAGCTTCCCGGGCTCCTTCTACCCGCGCGGGATGCGTCCCGGCAGCGTCACCGTCGAGGAGGGCATGGACCCTGAGGTCGTCGAGGAACTGCGCCGCCGCGGCCATGACGTCACCGTCGGCGACCCATGGTCCGAGGGCCGGATGTGCGCCGTGGCCCGCGACCCGGAGACCGGAGTGCTCTCCGCGGCCGCCAACCCGCGGGGCATGCAGGGGTACGCCGTAGGACGCTGA
- a CDS encoding SDR family NAD(P)-dependent oxidoreductase, translating into MENRATGTRAAGARPDSTFDKTVLVTGATQGMGRRLALDLARRGATLLLHGRDRARLDEAAAEVRAAGSGATVCTYLADLADLDRVRAMAAAVREREPRLDVLVNNAVAGGGAAPLRREVSRQGHELRFAVNHLAPCLLTRELLPLLTASAPARVVNVASIGQAPVDFDDVMMERGYEGLEAYCRSKLALIMSTFDLADRIAGSGVTVNALHPAHLMDTRGVREYGLTPALPVEEGVRPTVRLITDPALSGVTGRYFDRFTDTPAHEQAYDPRARARLAALTRELLA; encoded by the coding sequence ATGGAGAACCGCGCCACCGGGACCCGTGCCGCAGGGGCCCGACCCGATTCCACCTTCGACAAGACCGTCCTGGTCACCGGTGCCACCCAGGGAATGGGCCGTCGGCTCGCACTCGACCTGGCCCGCCGGGGCGCGACGCTGCTGCTGCACGGCCGGGACCGGGCCCGGCTGGACGAAGCCGCCGCCGAAGTGCGTGCGGCCGGGTCCGGAGCGACTGTGTGCACCTATCTCGCGGACCTGGCCGACCTGGACCGTGTCCGGGCCATGGCCGCCGCGGTCCGCGAGCGGGAGCCCCGGCTCGATGTCCTGGTCAACAATGCCGTGGCGGGTGGCGGCGCCGCTCCGCTCCGGCGCGAGGTGAGCCGCCAGGGCCATGAACTCCGGTTCGCGGTGAACCACTTGGCGCCGTGCCTGCTGACCCGTGAGCTGTTGCCGCTGCTCACCGCGTCCGCGCCCGCCCGTGTGGTCAACGTGGCCTCGATCGGCCAGGCGCCCGTCGATTTCGACGACGTCATGATGGAGCGCGGCTACGAGGGGCTGGAGGCGTACTGCCGCAGCAAGCTCGCACTGATCATGTCGACCTTTGATCTGGCGGACCGGATCGCGGGCAGCGGGGTCACGGTCAACGCCCTGCACCCGGCGCATCTGATGGACACCCGGGGCGTGCGGGAGTACGGGCTCACGCCGGCCCTCCCGGTGGAGGAGGGCGTACGCCCCACCGTCCGGCTGATCACCGACCCGGCCCTGTCCGGTGTCACCGGCAGATACTTCGACCGGTTCACGGACACCCCCGCCCACGAGCAGGCGTACGATCCGCGGGCCCGAGCCCGGCTCGCGGCGCTGACCCGCGAACTCCTCGCCTGA
- a CDS encoding type B 50S ribosomal protein L31: MKPGIHPAYGPVVFRDKAAGSAFLTRSTAISEKTIEWQDGNTYPVVDVEISSASHPFYTGTARVLDTAGRVERFERRYGRRGAN; this comes from the coding sequence ATGAAGCCCGGAATCCACCCCGCGTACGGCCCCGTCGTCTTCCGCGACAAGGCAGCCGGCTCCGCCTTCCTCACCCGTTCCACCGCGATCAGCGAGAAGACGATCGAATGGCAGGACGGCAACACCTACCCCGTCGTCGATGTCGAGATCTCCTCCGCGAGCCACCCCTTCTACACGGGCACCGCCCGTGTTCTGGACACCGCGGGCCGCGTCGAGCGGTTCGAGCGCCGCTACGGCCGACGCGGGGCGAACTGA
- a CDS encoding nucleotidyltransferase domain-containing protein, with protein sequence MASRLTAQPGIRAVALGGSRARGTHRPDSDWDLGVYYRGSPDVAALTALASEVQGSPAEVAGPGGWGPWVDGGAWLRVDGVPVDWILRDLDRVEAVWADCREGRFEVGVQPGHPLGFWSPAYPGEVALGRVLADTQGELTALQQETRNYPEPLRTALVEASWEADFSVDAARKSAPGGDTLHVSLCLSRAFGILTQSLHAHHRTWCLNEKGASAAAAALPDTPAHYTERIGEALRGLDPEAVERAAELVRDVRSVLAAGGGEG encoded by the coding sequence ATGGCCTCCCGGCTCACCGCACAGCCCGGCATCCGGGCCGTCGCACTGGGCGGCAGCCGGGCCCGTGGCACCCACCGTCCGGACTCCGACTGGGATCTGGGCGTGTACTACCGCGGCTCCCCCGACGTGGCCGCACTGACCGCGCTGGCGTCCGAGGTGCAGGGCTCCCCCGCCGAGGTCGCCGGTCCCGGCGGATGGGGGCCGTGGGTCGACGGCGGGGCCTGGCTGCGGGTGGACGGCGTCCCGGTGGACTGGATCCTGCGGGATCTGGACCGGGTGGAGGCGGTCTGGGCGGACTGCCGCGAGGGGCGCTTCGAAGTGGGCGTGCAGCCCGGGCACCCGCTCGGGTTCTGGTCCCCCGCGTACCCCGGCGAGGTGGCGCTGGGGCGCGTACTCGCCGATACCCAAGGGGAATTGACGGCGCTTCAGCAGGAGACCCGGAACTATCCGGAGCCACTGCGCACCGCGCTCGTCGAAGCGTCCTGGGAGGCGGACTTCTCGGTGGACGCCGCCCGCAAGTCGGCTCCCGGCGGTGACACGCTCCATGTCTCGCTGTGCCTGTCACGGGCGTTCGGCATCCTCACCCAGTCCCTCCATGCCCACCACCGCACCTGGTGCCTGAACGAGAAGGGCGCGTCGGCCGCGGCAGCCGCCCTGCCGGACACCCCCGCGCACTACACCGAACGGATCGGCGAGGCGCTGCGGGGCCTGGACCCGGAGGCGGTGGAGCGGGCGGCGGAGCTGGTGCGGGACGTTCGCTCGGTCCTTGCGGCGGGCGGCGGAGAAGGCTGA
- a CDS encoding inositol monophosphatase family protein → MIDEFLAGDLTEVEAAVRAAAAAEIMPRFRQLAAHEIVEKSGPHDLVTIADRLAEEHLTASLTRLLPGSVVVGEEAVHADPKVYDALGGDAPVWIVDPVDGTRQFVRGEPGFCTLVALAHRGELLASWTYAAALDEMAIAVRGRGATLNGKPIRSGSPAPGAVLHVAMSHPDYTTDAQKRALLGLRTEGIEARPCGSAGLEYLAIARGDQDAVAFNWEYAWDHAAGLLLVTEAGGAQATLSGAPFRIAGGNALPFTAARDEETVERVLQALRDGA, encoded by the coding sequence ATGATCGATGAATTCCTGGCCGGAGACCTGACCGAGGTCGAGGCGGCGGTACGCGCAGCGGCCGCTGCCGAGATCATGCCCCGCTTCCGGCAGCTCGCCGCGCACGAGATCGTCGAGAAGAGCGGCCCGCACGACCTCGTCACCATCGCCGACCGTCTCGCCGAGGAACACCTCACCGCATCCCTGACCAGGCTTCTGCCCGGCTCGGTCGTCGTCGGAGAGGAGGCGGTCCACGCCGACCCGAAGGTGTACGACGCCCTGGGCGGCGACGCACCCGTGTGGATCGTCGACCCGGTCGACGGCACCCGCCAGTTCGTCCGCGGCGAACCGGGCTTCTGCACCCTGGTCGCCCTCGCCCACCGCGGCGAACTCCTGGCCTCATGGACGTACGCCGCGGCCCTGGACGAGATGGCCATCGCGGTCCGCGGCCGCGGCGCCACGCTCAACGGCAAGCCGATACGCTCCGGCTCACCCGCCCCCGGGGCCGTTCTGCACGTGGCGATGTCGCACCCCGACTACACCACCGACGCCCAGAAGCGCGCCCTGCTCGGCCTGCGCACCGAGGGGATCGAGGCACGCCCCTGCGGTTCGGCGGGCCTCGAGTACCTCGCCATCGCCCGTGGCGACCAGGACGCGGTCGCCTTCAACTGGGAGTACGCCTGGGACCACGCGGCGGGCCTGCTGCTGGTCACTGAGGCGGGCGGCGCCCAGGCCACCCTCTCGGGCGCGCCGTTCCGCATCGCCGGCGGCAACGCCCTGCCGTTCACTGCGGCCCGCGACGAGGAGACCGTCGAACGCGTCCTCCAGGCGCTCCGCGACGGAGCCTGA
- the rpmG gene encoding 50S ribosomal protein L33, with product MARNEVRPVVKLRSTAGTGYTYVTRKNRRNDPERMVLRKYDPVARRHIEFREER from the coding sequence ATGGCTCGCAACGAAGTACGCCCGGTCGTCAAGCTCCGCTCCACCGCGGGGACCGGTTACACCTACGTCACCCGCAAGAACCGCCGGAACGACCCCGAGCGCATGGTCCTGCGCAAGTACGACCCGGTCGCCCGCAGGCACATCGAATTCCGCGAAGAACGCTGA
- a CDS encoding electron transfer flavoprotein subunit beta/FixA family protein — MSLRIVVCVKYVPDATGDRHFADDLTVDREDVDGLLSELDEYAVEQALQIADEADDAEITVLTVGPEDAKDALRKALSMGADKAVHVEDDGLHGSDVMGTSLVLAKAVEKAGYDLVISGMASTDGTMGVVPALLAERLGVPQVSLLSEVSVEGGVVRGRRDGDTASEQLEASLPAVVSVTDQSGEARYPSFKGIMAAKKKPVESWDLGDLGIGADEVGLAGAWTVVDSAAERPARSAGTIVKDEGEGGRRLAEFLAGQKFI, encoded by the coding sequence GTGAGCTTGAGGATCGTTGTCTGTGTGAAGTACGTGCCCGACGCCACCGGTGACCGGCATTTCGCCGATGACCTGACGGTGGACCGTGAGGATGTGGACGGTCTGCTGTCGGAGCTGGACGAGTACGCGGTGGAGCAGGCGCTGCAGATCGCGGACGAGGCGGACGATGCGGAGATCACTGTGTTGACGGTGGGTCCGGAGGATGCCAAGGACGCGTTGCGCAAGGCGTTGTCGATGGGTGCGGACAAGGCTGTTCATGTCGAGGACGACGGTCTGCACGGCAGTGATGTGATGGGTACGTCGCTGGTGCTGGCGAAGGCGGTGGAGAAGGCCGGGTACGACCTGGTCATTTCCGGGATGGCGTCGACGGACGGCACGATGGGTGTGGTTCCGGCGTTGCTGGCGGAGCGGTTGGGTGTTCCGCAGGTGTCGTTGTTGTCCGAGGTGTCGGTCGAGGGTGGTGTGGTGCGGGGGCGTCGTGACGGTGACACGGCGTCCGAGCAGCTGGAGGCGTCGTTGCCGGCGGTGGTGTCGGTGACGGACCAGTCGGGTGAGGCGCGTTACCCGTCGTTCAAGGGGATCATGGCGGCGAAGAAGAAGCCGGTGGAGTCCTGGGATCTGGGGGATCTGGGGATCGGGGCGGACGAGGTGGGTCTGGCGGGTGCGTGGACGGTGGTCGATTCGGCTGCGGAGCGTCCGGCGCGGAGCGCGGGCACGATCGTGAAGGACGAGGGTGAGGGCGGGCGTCGGCTGGCCGAGTTCCTCGCGGGTCAGAAGTTCATCTGA
- a CDS encoding TetR family transcriptional regulator — protein MREVLAEAAFQLFLERGFERTTVDDIVARAGVGRRSFFRYFPSKEDAVFPDHERCLADMTAFLAEAGDVEPVDVVSDAARLVLRMYSANPEFSVQRYRLTREVPGLRTYELSVVRRYEQTMAGYLRGRYGESGDGALRAEVIAASVVAAHNNGLRTWLRSGGEGDAEAAVDHALGMVRQVWGSAAAGNAPMPSADGDVVVMVAAKGAPMWRVVQQIESAIGRGCPLGPA, from the coding sequence ATGCGTGAGGTGCTCGCCGAGGCGGCATTCCAGCTCTTCCTGGAGCGGGGCTTCGAACGGACCACGGTGGACGACATCGTGGCGCGGGCCGGGGTCGGGCGCCGGTCGTTCTTCCGGTACTTCCCGTCCAAGGAGGACGCGGTCTTCCCGGACCATGAGCGGTGCCTCGCCGACATGACCGCGTTCCTCGCGGAGGCCGGCGACGTCGAGCCGGTGGACGTGGTGAGCGACGCGGCCAGGCTGGTGCTGCGCATGTACTCCGCCAACCCCGAGTTCTCCGTCCAGCGGTACCGGCTCACCCGGGAGGTCCCCGGGCTGCGTACCTACGAACTGTCCGTGGTGCGGCGGTACGAGCAGACGATGGCCGGCTATCTGCGCGGCAGGTACGGCGAATCGGGCGACGGGGCGCTGCGCGCCGAGGTGATCGCCGCGTCCGTGGTCGCCGCGCACAACAACGGGCTGCGGACATGGCTGCGTTCGGGCGGTGAGGGCGACGCGGAGGCGGCCGTCGATCACGCCCTCGGGATGGTGCGCCAGGTGTGGGGGAGTGCGGCGGCCGGGAATGCGCCCATGCCTTCGGCCGACGGTGATGTGGTGGTGATGGTCGCCGCGAAGGGCGCTCCGATGTGGCGCGTCGTGCAGCAGATCGAGTCGGCCATCGGGCGGGGCTGCCCACTCGGTCCGGCTTGA
- a CDS encoding O-acetyl-ADP-ribose deacetylase, translating into MRTPEGVTVTLVRGDITQQSADVIVNAANSSLLGGGGVDGAIHRRGGPEILAACRELRASQYGKGLRTGQAVATTAGRLDARWVVHTVGPVWSSSEDRSALLASCYRESLRVAAELGARSVAFPAISTGIYGWPMDDGARIAVRTVLEEAEPPVEEVRFVLFDAHAYAEFEEVLAARG; encoded by the coding sequence ATGCGTACACCCGAGGGCGTCACCGTCACCCTGGTCCGCGGTGACATCACCCAGCAGTCCGCCGATGTCATCGTCAACGCGGCGAACTCCTCCCTGCTCGGCGGTGGCGGGGTCGACGGCGCGATCCACCGGCGCGGCGGCCCGGAGATCCTCGCCGCGTGCCGGGAGCTGCGCGCGTCGCAGTACGGAAAGGGTCTGCGTACCGGACAGGCGGTCGCCACGACGGCCGGACGACTCGACGCGCGCTGGGTGGTCCACACAGTCGGGCCGGTCTGGAGCAGCTCCGAGGACCGCTCCGCACTCCTGGCCTCGTGCTACCGCGAATCGCTGCGCGTCGCCGCGGAGTTGGGGGCGCGTTCCGTCGCCTTCCCGGCCATCTCGACCGGGATCTACGGCTGGCCCATGGACGACGGCGCGCGTATCGCCGTCCGTACGGTTCTGGAGGAGGCCGAGCCGCCCGTGGAGGAAGTGCGGTTCGTGCTGTTCGACGCGCATGCGTACGCGGAGTTCGAAGAGGTACTGGCGGCGCGGGGCTGA